The nucleotide window AGGTTTCGGAGGCCGTTTCGCGGGCATTCATCAGCATGCCGGGGCGCGGGTTGGGACCGTCCACGCGAATCGGCGGCGACCAGCTGCGTCCCCCATCGGTGGACCGCACGCAAAAGCTGAATGATCCGGGCGCGGGAGCGCCGACATAGCGCCAGCCGTCGCGGGTCACACCGCCGTGCATGCTGGGCCCGACGGCCACGCTGTACCCGAAGCGCAGCAGGGTGCCGTCACGCAGCGGAACAACCTTCGACAAGTAGGCATGCTCGATGTCGAGATCGTCGTCGAACGTCACGCGCCCGATGCTCGAAGGCTCGCTCCAGATGCGACCGGCGTCGGTCGATTCGACCATCGACAGGTCGAAGGGCGGGTCGTGCTGCATCAGGAATGCGACGACGTGGTCGCCGTCGACTGGGTGCAGCGTGGCGCCGTGCAGCGTGTCGGGCAGCACCTCGGGTTCTGACCAGGTGCGCCCGGCGTCGTGCGAGCGCAGCAGCAGAGTGGTGCGAGTGCCGGTGGTGTGCGCGTCCAAGGCCGCCAGCTTGAGGAGCACCTCGCCCGAGTCCAGGCGCACCAGGCCGCCCACATACTGATAGGCGCCGTGCGTGGTGTCGGGCAGCGGATGCCGCCAGCCCGGACCGGGCGCGACGGACGAGTCCCACGGCGGGGCGGCCGCGGGCTCGCCGCGAATGCGGACATTGCGGAAGCTGTTGCCCGAGCCCACCCGCGCACGGGCGTCGCCGAAATACTCCTTGACCTCGTCCGGGTCCCGACCGTTGTAGGTCTCGAGGCCCACGTAGCCCGGCTCGCCGTAGGTGTCGTCGGTGACGACGGGGAAGGCCCGGCCGTCTACCCAGAGACGTATCTCGGGGCCTTGCACCTTCAACTTGGCGGTGTGCCACAGGCCGATCTCGCTGGGGATGCCGGGCACGACTTCGGTCCGCAGCACCCGCGCCCAGCCCGAGGCGTCCACCTTGGATATGGCGGCCCAGAAGTGGGCGCCGCGGAACTGCTGCCCGGTGCAGGGAAAGTGCACCAGGTAGTAGTGCCGCGCGTGGCGTCCGCGAAACACGAAGCCGCTGTCCGAGCCCTGGATCTCCCAGCGGAAGTCGAACTCGGCCTCGAAGTCTCGATAGGCCGCGGCGGTTGAAATCGCCAGGCTGTCGTCCGCCGGCTGCGGCGGGCTGGTCACCACGCCGGGCTCCTGTTCGATCCAGGGCGCGGTGGTGAATGCCCAGGGCTCGCCGGAGACCGGTGAAAGGGACTGCCAGTCGTCGTTCATGTCAACCTCCGGATCCGTCAGGTCCGATTTGGACTTCCAACAACTCCTCGCCCCAGAGCACCGGGCCGTCGTAGATCTGACTGATTTCCTTGATCGCCTGGCTGCGGGCCTGCGGCTCGGCCAGCCAGGGCGGTTGGTGGTTCACCAGCAGGCGCTTGACCCCGGCGGCGGCGGCGACCGCGGCGCAGCCCGCGGTGTCGGACTCGGCCAAGAGCGAACCTTCCCACTGCCGGCCCGCCAGGGCCACGGCTTCCATGATGAGCAGGTCCGCGCCGCGGGCCAGCTCGATCACCTCGTCGCAGGGGCGGGTGTCGCCGCTGAAGACGATCACGCCGTCGTCGGTCTCGAATCGGAATCCCAGGCAGGTGAGATAGGGCTGCGCGTGGCGCACCTCCGCCGCCGACACCGACCAGCCGTCACCGCCGGCGACGGGCCCCGGCACGATGTCGTGGGCCTGCATCTCCGGCGGGGGGCGATCGCCGGCGCCGCCCCGGCTGTGGTAGGCGCCGATGCTCATGGGGTGATTGGTGCGCGCGACCACGTCCAGCCAGAGCACGCCCTCGTCCGGACCCATGAGCCTGCGTGTGAATTCGGCCGTCGGCGGCGGACCGTAAACCTGCAACGGCGTCTCGCCGCCGATCGACATATCGAACCGCGTCATGAGGAAGCAGGGAAAGTCGGCCATGTGGTCCGAGTGCAGGTGGGTGAAGAACACCCGGCTGACATCGGTGGCCCGCAGCCCGGCCTGATAGAGCTTGAGGGTGGCCGCGGGGCCGCAGTCGACGAGCAACGTTTCCTGGCCGACCTGCAGGGCGAAGGCCGTTCCCCACCGGCCCGGCATGGGCGTGGGGACGCCGCAACTGAGGACGATCAGCCGCGCCATGTGAGGCTCCCGCCGCAACCCTCGCGAATCGGCGTGCGCTTCACGACCAGCGTCGCGGGCCGTCGCGCGAGGCGCCGTAGGCGTCGGCCCGGGCGACGCGGATGACCTGGGTGCCGGCCGGCAGATCGTGCAGGGCGCGGGTATCGCGGCGGCGGAACATGGAGTACACGTCGCCCAGTGGACCGAGGATGAGCAGGGTGGTCAAGAACGGCACTTGCTCCGTCGCGGACTG belongs to Chloroflexota bacterium and includes:
- a CDS encoding MBL fold metallo-hydrolase, with protein sequence MARLIVLSCGVPTPMPGRWGTAFALQVGQETLLVDCGPAATLKLYQAGLRATDVSRVFFTHLHSDHMADFPCFLMTRFDMSIGGETPLQVYGPPPTAEFTRRLMGPDEGVLWLDVVARTNHPMSIGAYHSRGGAGDRPPPEMQAHDIVPGPVAGGDGWSVSAAEVRHAQPYLTCLGFRFETDDGVIVFSGDTRPCDEVIELARGADLLIMEAVALAGRQWEGSLLAESDTAGCAAVAAAAGVKRLLVNHQPPWLAEPQARSQAIKEISQIYDGPVLWGEELLEVQIGPDGSGG
- a CDS encoding exo-alpha-sialidase, which produces MNDDWQSLSPVSGEPWAFTTAPWIEQEPGVVTSPPQPADDSLAISTAAAYRDFEAEFDFRWEIQGSDSGFVFRGRHARHYYLVHFPCTGQQFRGAHFWAAISKVDASGWARVLRTEVVPGIPSEIGLWHTAKLKVQGPEIRLWVDGRAFPVVTDDTYGEPGYVGLETYNGRDPDEVKEYFGDARARVGSGNSFRNVRIRGEPAAAPPWDSSVAPGPGWRHPLPDTTHGAYQYVGGLVRLDSGEVLLKLAALDAHTTGTRTTLLLRSHDAGRTWSEPEVLPDTLHGATLHPVDGDHVVAFLMQHDPPFDLSMVESTDAGRIWSEPSSIGRVTFDDDLDIEHAYLSKVVPLRDGTLLRFGYSVAVGPSMHGGVTRDGWRYVGAPAPGSFSFCVRSTDGGRSWSPPIRVDGPNPRPGMLMNARETASETSACEVAPNRIVALIRPETSPWMWEMWSNDGGLTWSPATRGHFPMYACTDAMTATANGAMVIAGRHPGIGAQLSLDGGMSWQATRIDTPFYANGATVEVEPDVVLYVYDGKYSDARVRAQRLRVTPEGLEPADA